In Pseudomonas rhizosphaerae, one DNA window encodes the following:
- a CDS encoding DNA-3-methyladenine glycosylase, whose protein sequence is MFNPLPDAFFDTDAQSLARALLGKVIRHRQGPYWLSARIIETEAYYVTDRGSHASLGYTHKRRALFLDGGHIYMYYARGGDSLNFSAQGPGNAVLIKSAYPWLDAHTDDNAFAQMQLNNPDASGQPRPAQRLCAGQTLLCKALGLKVPVWDAQRFDIEQLFVDDVGARVPHILQTTRLGIPLGRDEHLPYRFVEAGYARFCTRNPLRRGQIEGRDYFSIFQGT, encoded by the coding sequence ATGTTCAACCCTTTGCCCGATGCCTTTTTCGACACCGACGCGCAATCCCTGGCCCGTGCGTTGCTGGGCAAGGTGATTCGCCACCGCCAGGGGCCCTACTGGTTGTCGGCGCGCATCATCGAAACCGAGGCGTACTACGTCACGGATCGCGGCAGTCATGCATCGCTGGGCTATACCCACAAACGCCGCGCGCTGTTCCTGGACGGCGGCCACATCTATATGTACTACGCCCGCGGCGGCGACTCGCTGAACTTCAGTGCCCAGGGGCCGGGCAATGCGGTGCTGATCAAGTCCGCCTACCCTTGGCTCGATGCCCATACCGACGACAACGCCTTCGCCCAGATGCAGCTCAACAACCCCGATGCGAGCGGCCAGCCGCGTCCGGCCCAGCGCCTGTGCGCCGGGCAGACCCTGCTGTGCAAAGCCTTGGGCTTGAAGGTACCGGTGTGGGATGCCCAGCGTTTCGACATCGAGCAGTTGTTCGTCGACGACGTCGGCGCCCGCGTCCCCCATATTCTGCAGACCACGCGCCTGGGCATTCCGCTGGGCCGCGACGAGCACCTGCCGTACCGCTTCGTGGAGGCCGGCTATGCCCGCTTCTGCACGCGCAACCCCCTGCGTCGCGGCCAGATAGAAGGCCGCGATTATTTCTCGATCTTTCAAGGAACCTGA
- the rsfS gene encoding ribosome silencing factor — protein MSNKQAIPAEEIVELTKLALEDVKAQDILVIDVRDKNSITDFMVIATGTSNRQISAMREKVRELVKAKGVKPLGEEGAGDSDWVLLDLDTVVVHMMTAAARQFYDLERLWQGAEQSRAASAAHHTPGHE, from the coding sequence ATGAGCAATAAGCAAGCAATCCCCGCTGAAGAAATCGTCGAGCTGACCAAGCTCGCTCTCGAAGACGTCAAGGCCCAGGACATCCTGGTCATCGACGTGCGCGACAAGAACAGCATCACCGATTTCATGGTGATCGCCACCGGTACCTCCAACCGCCAGATCAGCGCCATGCGCGAGAAGGTCCGCGAGCTGGTCAAGGCCAAGGGCGTCAAGCCGCTGGGTGAAGAAGGTGCGGGCGACAGCGATTGGGTCCTGCTCGACCTGGACACCGTCGTGGTGCACATGATGACCGCCGCCGCGCGTCAGTTCTACGACCTGGAACGCCTGTGGCAAGGTGCCGAGCAGAGCCGTGCCGCCAGCGCTGCGCACCATACCCCCGGCCACGAATAA
- a CDS encoding oxidoreductase — protein MYLTPQHILLAGATGLTGEHLLDRLLAEPTVQRVLAPTRRPLAEHAHLENPVGPLLPLLADLQGPVDIAFSCLGTTIKQAGSQEAFRQVDHDLIVAYAQRALELGARHFLLISAIDADPQSSVFYNRVKGETEEALRAQGWPQLTIARPSLLLGDRVEARLAERIAGPLSKLIPGKYHGIEALQLARALWRLALEEQDGVRVVESDELRRLGK, from the coding sequence ATGTACTTGACGCCGCAGCACATCCTTCTCGCCGGTGCCACGGGCCTGACCGGCGAGCACTTGCTCGATCGCCTGCTCGCCGAGCCGACCGTGCAGCGAGTCCTGGCACCGACCCGCCGCCCCCTGGCCGAGCATGCGCACCTGGAAAACCCGGTGGGGCCGCTGCTGCCCTTGTTGGCAGACTTGCAAGGGCCGGTGGACATCGCCTTCTCGTGCCTGGGCACGACCATCAAGCAGGCCGGCTCCCAGGAGGCGTTTCGCCAAGTCGATCACGACCTCATCGTCGCCTATGCCCAGCGCGCCCTGGAACTGGGGGCGCGGCACTTTCTGCTGATCAGCGCCATCGACGCCGACCCGCAATCCTCGGTGTTCTACAACCGCGTCAAAGGTGAAACCGAAGAGGCGCTGCGTGCGCAGGGCTGGCCGCAACTGACCATCGCCCGCCCATCGCTGCTGCTCGGCGACCGCGTCGAGGCGCGCCTGGCCGAGCGCATTGCCGGCCCCCTGTCGAAACTGATTCCGGGCAAGTACCACGGCATCGAAGCGCTGCAACTGGCCCGCGCGCTGTGGCGCCTGGCGCTCGAGGAGCAGGACGGCGTGCGCGTGGTGGAATCGGACGAGTTGCGGCGCCTGGGCAAATAG
- a CDS encoding LrgB family protein yields MMLDWQGAVQAVIHHPLFGIGITLGAYQLVLAGYEKTRWIFLQPVLLSMLLLVAVLVVCGISYAEYRKSTEILGILLGPATVALAVPLFLNLRRIRQLLWPTLITLGLGGLFATALCLLLGRWLGADHMILMTMAPKSVTSPIAMLVAEQIGGVAALAAVFVLITGVIGGIFGPGLLSLLGVDHPAARGMALGLNAHAVGTSVALQESEETGAFAALAMSLMGVGTAVFLPLAISAFA; encoded by the coding sequence ATGATGCTGGACTGGCAGGGCGCGGTGCAGGCCGTCATCCATCATCCGCTGTTCGGCATCGGTATCACCTTGGGCGCCTATCAACTGGTGCTGGCCGGCTACGAGAAGACCCGCTGGATCTTCCTGCAACCGGTGTTGCTGTCGATGCTGCTGTTGGTCGCGGTGCTGGTCGTCTGCGGCATCAGCTATGCCGAATACCGCAAGAGCACCGAGATTCTCGGCATCCTGCTGGGGCCGGCTACCGTGGCCCTGGCGGTACCGCTGTTTCTCAACCTGCGACGGATTCGCCAGCTGCTGTGGCCCACCTTGATCACCCTGGGCCTGGGCGGCCTGTTCGCGACCGCCTTGTGCTTGTTGCTGGGCCGGTGGCTGGGAGCCGACCACATGATCCTGATGACCATGGCGCCCAAGTCGGTCACCTCGCCGATCGCCATGCTGGTGGCGGAGCAGATCGGCGGCGTCGCGGCGCTGGCGGCCGTGTTCGTGCTGATCACCGGCGTCATCGGCGGAATCTTCGGCCCCGGCCTGCTGTCCCTTCTGGGCGTCGATCATCCGGCGGCGCGCGGTATGGCATTGGGCCTGAACGCGCATGCCGTAGGTACGTCGGTGGCGTTGCAGGAAAGTGAAGAAACCGGCGCCTTCGCGGCGCTGGCCATGAGCCTGATGGGCGTCGGCACGGCGGTTTTCCTGCCGCTGGCCATCAGCGCATTCGCGTGA
- a CDS encoding C13 family peptidase has protein sequence MRPLVPLALSLLISACGDGEPLSPPDARLPDGGRYRGELVNGLLQGQGRVDYPNGSGYAGQFKDGQWQGEGQWHGRNGEVYTGGFDHGLFHGQGTLIARGTTYTGGFVKGRRQGEGTFKEAGVSYRGGFKQDQYWGEGHIELDDGSQYQGWFAHGKPNGEGTRSDAAGNQFTGTFVNGLLEGHGTFSNADGDQYIGNFHLNQLHGRGRYENAAGDVWIGTFKDGVLTGKGEMFASDGSHYKGEFADWRFSGKGWLALADGSIYSGTFENDTYQGQGTLTLKDGSSQVGYWLNGQRIRDAQGHLLPDPLELGLLNQGQLLEQALAAVPPSTAAIELYSLALGGDGKQSVFMREADYVTGLLANRFGAVGQITLANHRDHLADRLMASRETLSRSVQTLAARSGPEDLVFIYLTSHGTSEHELVLDQPRLQLGDLPADELAAVLAPLKGRDKVVVISACYSGGFIPALRDEKTLIMTASRADRVSFGCSEEADFTYFGDALFAQAFNQTDDLQQAFELASRHVAEREIADNYEASQPQIWAPKGVLAHWQRLRHQQAKRALLDTAAPDDKP, from the coding sequence ATGCGCCCTCTCGTGCCCCTCGCCCTTTCGTTGCTGATCTCCGCCTGCGGGGATGGCGAGCCGCTGTCGCCACCCGATGCGCGACTGCCCGACGGCGGCCGTTATCGCGGGGAGCTGGTCAATGGGTTGCTGCAGGGCCAGGGGCGGGTCGACTACCCCAACGGCAGCGGTTACGCGGGGCAGTTCAAGGACGGCCAGTGGCAGGGTGAGGGCCAGTGGCACGGACGCAACGGCGAGGTCTACACCGGCGGCTTCGACCACGGCCTGTTCCATGGCCAAGGCACCCTGATCGCCCGCGGCACCACCTACACCGGCGGCTTCGTCAAGGGTCGACGCCAGGGTGAGGGCACCTTCAAGGAAGCGGGCGTGTCGTACCGCGGCGGCTTCAAGCAAGACCAGTACTGGGGTGAAGGCCACATCGAACTGGACGACGGCAGCCAATACCAGGGCTGGTTCGCCCACGGCAAGCCCAATGGCGAAGGCACGCGCAGCGATGCGGCGGGCAATCAGTTCACTGGCACCTTCGTCAACGGCCTGCTCGAAGGCCACGGTACGTTCAGCAATGCCGACGGCGACCAGTACATCGGCAACTTTCATCTCAACCAGCTGCACGGCCGAGGCCGCTACGAGAATGCCGCGGGCGACGTGTGGATCGGCACCTTCAAGGACGGCGTGCTCACCGGCAAGGGCGAGATGTTCGCCAGCGATGGCAGCCACTACAAGGGCGAGTTCGCCGACTGGCGCTTCAGCGGCAAAGGCTGGCTGGCGCTGGCCGACGGCAGCATCTATAGCGGCACCTTCGAGAACGACACCTATCAAGGCCAGGGTACCCTGACCCTCAAGGATGGCAGCAGCCAGGTCGGCTACTGGCTCAACGGCCAGCGCATTCGCGACGCTCAGGGTCACCTGTTGCCCGACCCGCTGGAACTGGGCCTGCTCAACCAGGGCCAACTGCTGGAGCAGGCACTTGCGGCCGTTCCGCCCTCCACCGCTGCCATCGAGCTGTACAGCCTGGCACTGGGCGGTGACGGCAAACAAAGCGTGTTCATGCGCGAAGCCGACTACGTCACCGGCCTGCTGGCCAATCGTTTCGGTGCCGTGGGGCAGATCACCCTGGCCAACCATCGCGATCACCTGGCCGATCGGCTGATGGCCAGCCGCGAGACCCTGAGCCGCAGCGTCCAGACGCTGGCCGCGCGCAGCGGTCCGGAAGACCTGGTGTTCATCTACCTGACCAGCCACGGTACCAGCGAGCATGAACTGGTGCTCGACCAGCCTCGCCTGCAGTTGGGCGACCTGCCGGCCGATGAGCTGGCCGCCGTGCTGGCACCGCTCAAGGGCCGTGACAAGGTGGTGGTCATCTCGGCCTGCTACTCGGGCGGGTTCATTCCTGCGCTCAGGGACGAGAAAACCCTGATCATGACCGCCTCGCGTGCCGATCGTGTGTCCTTCGGTTGCTCCGAAGAAGCCGACTTCACCTATTTCGGCGACGCCCTGTTCGCCCAGGCCTTCAACCAGACAGACGACCTGCAGCAGGCGTTCGAACTTGCCAGCCGGCACGTTGCCGAACGGGAGATCGCCGACAATTACGAGGCCTCGCAGCCTCAGATCTGGGCGCCCAAAGGGGTGCTCGCGCATTGGCAGCGATTGCGCCATCAGCAGGCCAAGCGCGCGTTGCTCGACACCGCCGCACCTGACGACAAGCCATAG
- the ubiX gene encoding flavin prenyltransferase UbiX, whose translation MSGPQRITLAMTGASGAQYGLRLLDCLVREDREVHFLISKAAQLVLATETDVTLPAKPQAMQAFLNEYTGASAGQIRVYGKEDWMSPVASGSGAPSAMVVVPCSTGTLSAIATGACNNLIERAADVTLKERRQLILVPREAPFSTIHLENMLKLSQMGAVILPAAPGFYHQPQTIDDLIDFVVARVLNLLDIPQDMLPRWGEHHHGSDD comes from the coding sequence ATGAGCGGCCCGCAGCGCATCACCCTGGCCATGACCGGCGCCTCGGGCGCGCAGTATGGTTTGCGCCTGCTCGACTGCCTGGTGCGCGAGGACCGCGAGGTGCATTTCCTCATTTCCAAGGCCGCGCAGCTGGTGCTGGCCACCGAGACCGACGTCACCCTGCCGGCCAAGCCGCAGGCCATGCAGGCCTTTCTCAACGAATACACCGGGGCGTCCGCCGGACAGATCCGCGTGTATGGCAAGGAAGACTGGATGTCGCCGGTGGCCTCGGGTTCCGGCGCGCCGAGTGCGATGGTGGTGGTGCCGTGTTCGACCGGCACCTTGTCGGCCATTGCCACCGGCGCCTGCAACAATCTGATCGAGCGCGCTGCGGACGTAACGCTCAAGGAACGCAGGCAGTTGATCCTGGTGCCGCGCGAAGCACCGTTCTCGACCATCCACCTGGAGAACATGCTCAAGCTGTCGCAGATGGGCGCGGTGATCCTGCCGGCGGCACCGGGCTTCTATCACCAGCCGCAGACCATCGACGACCTGATCGACTTCGTCGTCGCGCGGGTGCTGAATCTGCTCGATATTCCCCAGGACATGCTGCCGCGGTGGGGTGAGCACCACCACGGCAGCGACGACTGA
- a CDS encoding CidA/LrgA family protein encodes MLLRGLTWLVLFQLLGTALNHLILPVLPGPIIGLVLLLIYLMARGEVGEPLSLAANSLLRYLPLLLVPPAVGVMVYAQQIAEDFWAIVGSLVISVTVSTVFVGWLMQRLIRRRRHDAPVQP; translated from the coding sequence ATGTTGCTACGCGGTTTGACCTGGCTGGTCCTGTTCCAGCTGTTGGGCACGGCCCTCAATCATTTGATTCTGCCCGTTCTGCCCGGCCCGATCATCGGTTTGGTGCTGCTGCTGATCTACCTGATGGCCCGTGGCGAAGTCGGCGAGCCCCTGAGCCTGGCGGCCAACAGCCTGCTGCGCTATCTGCCGCTGCTGTTGGTGCCGCCTGCCGTGGGGGTGATGGTCTACGCCCAGCAGATCGCCGAGGACTTCTGGGCCATCGTCGGCTCGTTGGTGATTTCCGTGACGGTCTCCACGGTTTTCGTCGGCTGGCTGATGCAACGCCTGATTCGTCGTCGCCGGCACGATGCCCCGGTGCAACCATGA
- a CDS encoding glutamate-5-semialdehyde dehydrogenase yields MTESVLDYMTRLGRAAREASRVIGRASTAQKNRALQAAASALDSARAELVAANEQDLASGRANGLDAAMLERLALTPARIDGMIVGLRQVASLPDPVGAIRDMSYRPSGIQVGKMRVPLGVVGIIYESRPNVTIDAASLCLKSGNATILRGGSEAIHSNRAIATCIQRGLAEAGLPAAVVQVVDTTDRAAVGALISMPEYVDIIVPRGGRGLIERVSREAKVPVIKHLDGICHVFVDAGADLAKAQRIAFNAKTYRYGICGAMETLLVDQSVAASFLPPMAAQFRDKGVELRGCPRTRDLIEAIPASEEDWNTEYLAAILSIRVVDGLDQAIEHINQHGSHHTDAIVTEQQGHARRFVAEVDSASVMVNAPTCFADGFEYGLGAEIGISTDKIHARGPVGLEGLTCEKYVVIGDGQLRGQEPV; encoded by the coding sequence ATGACCGAGTCCGTTCTTGACTACATGACCCGCCTGGGTCGCGCCGCCCGCGAAGCCTCGCGGGTCATTGGCCGTGCCAGCACCGCGCAGAAGAATCGCGCCCTGCAGGCGGCGGCCAGTGCCTTGGACAGCGCGCGCGCCGAACTGGTTGCCGCCAACGAACAGGATTTGGCATCGGGTCGTGCCAATGGCCTGGACGCAGCCATGCTCGAGCGCCTGGCGCTGACCCCTGCGCGCATCGACGGCATGATCGTCGGCCTGCGCCAGGTGGCCAGCCTGCCGGACCCGGTCGGGGCGATTCGCGACATGAGCTACCGGCCTTCGGGTATCCAGGTCGGCAAGATGCGCGTGCCGCTGGGTGTGGTCGGCATCATCTACGAGTCGCGGCCCAACGTGACCATCGACGCCGCCAGCCTGTGCCTGAAGTCGGGCAATGCCACGATCCTGCGCGGCGGCTCCGAGGCGATCCACTCCAATCGCGCCATCGCCACCTGCATTCAGCGCGGCCTGGCCGAAGCCGGCCTGCCTGCCGCCGTGGTGCAAGTGGTCGACACCACCGATCGCGCCGCGGTCGGCGCCTTGATCAGCATGCCCGAGTACGTCGACATCATTGTGCCGCGCGGCGGACGAGGGTTGATCGAGCGGGTCAGTCGCGAGGCCAAGGTGCCGGTGATCAAGCACCTGGATGGCATCTGCCATGTGTTCGTCGACGCCGGGGCCGATTTGGCCAAGGCGCAACGCATCGCCTTCAATGCCAAAACCTACCGCTACGGCATCTGCGGGGCCATGGAGACGCTGCTGGTCGACCAGTCGGTGGCGGCCAGCTTCCTGCCACCGATGGCCGCGCAGTTCCGTGACAAAGGCGTCGAGCTGCGCGGCTGCCCGCGCACCCGCGATCTCATCGAAGCGATCCCGGCCAGCGAAGAGGACTGGAACACCGAGTACCTGGCGGCCATCCTGTCCATTCGTGTGGTCGACGGGCTGGACCAGGCCATTGAGCACATCAATCAGCACGGCTCGCATCACACCGATGCGATCGTGACCGAACAGCAGGGTCACGCCCGGCGTTTCGTCGCCGAAGTCGACTCGGCCTCGGTCATGGTCAACGCACCCACCTGTTTCGCCGATGGTTTCGAATACGGGCTGGGCGCCGAGATCGGCATTTCCACCGACAAGATTCACGCCCGCGGTCCGGTTGGGCTGGAAGGCCTGACCTGCGAGAAGTACGTGGTGATCGGCGACGGCCAGCTGCGCGGCCAGGAGCCGGTCTGA
- a CDS encoding bifunctional DedA family/phosphatase PAP2 family protein has translation MGEWLDSLTGWLTLHPQWLGVAIFAIACIECLAIAGIVVPGTVVLFAVAVLAGNGALSLSETLLLGYAGGLLGDAISYGLGRRFHQNIRGLPLLRTHPQWLETAESYFQRYGVASLLVGRFIGPLRPMLPMVAGMLDMPLPRFILVSLVAAAGWSVAYLLPGWATGAAFRLPLPDDFWPQAGIVVACIALLMGLSLHATWRNRERGTMLIALASLIMLVALFFGFPHLSALDNGLKALVQEHRSEAAETFVVLVTRIGDFRTQLMVASLLVTLLLITRQWRPALFACSTMLITALLNGSLKHLVARQRPDVLLEPLTTFSMPSGHSSAAFAFFLSLAILAGRRQTPRMRLVWVILASIPALSIALSRVYLGAHWPTDIMAGTMLACFVCASCLAAVEYRKPLPAMPLHVWWLVVPACALLLGFFAVHGLPMALEQYRYM, from the coding sequence ATGGGCGAATGGCTGGACAGTCTGACGGGCTGGCTGACGTTGCATCCGCAATGGCTGGGCGTGGCGATCTTCGCCATCGCCTGCATCGAATGCCTGGCGATCGCCGGGATCGTCGTACCTGGCACAGTGGTGTTGTTCGCCGTCGCGGTGCTGGCGGGCAACGGTGCGCTGTCGCTCAGCGAAACCCTACTGCTGGGCTACGCCGGGGGCCTGTTGGGCGATGCCATTTCCTACGGCCTGGGCAGGCGCTTCCACCAGAACATCCGCGGCCTGCCGCTGTTGCGCACACACCCGCAATGGCTGGAAACCGCCGAGAGCTATTTCCAGCGCTACGGGGTTGCCAGCCTGCTGGTCGGTCGCTTCATCGGCCCGCTGCGGCCGATGCTGCCCATGGTCGCCGGCATGCTCGACATGCCCTTGCCGCGCTTCATCCTGGTCAGCCTGGTGGCGGCGGCCGGCTGGTCGGTCGCCTACCTGCTGCCAGGCTGGGCGACCGGTGCGGCCTTCCGCCTGCCCTTGCCCGATGACTTCTGGCCGCAGGCCGGCATCGTCGTTGCCTGTATCGCCCTGTTGATGGGCCTGAGCCTGCACGCTACGTGGCGCAACCGCGAGCGCGGCACGATGCTGATCGCCCTCGCCTCGCTGATCATGCTGGTTGCCTTGTTCTTCGGCTTCCCGCACTTGAGCGCCCTGGACAATGGCCTCAAGGCCCTGGTCCAGGAGCACCGCAGCGAAGCGGCAGAAACCTTCGTGGTGCTGGTGACACGCATCGGTGACTTCCGCACTCAACTCATGGTGGCCAGCCTGCTCGTCACCTTGCTGCTGATCACCCGCCAATGGCGTCCCGCGTTGTTCGCCTGCTCGACCATGCTGATCACCGCGCTGCTCAATGGCTCGCTGAAGCACCTGGTGGCGCGGCAGCGGCCCGACGTGCTGCTCGAACCGCTGACCACTTTCAGCATGCCCAGCGGGCACAGCTCCGCGGCCTTCGCGTTCTTCCTCAGCCTGGCGATACTGGCCGGGCGCAGACAGACACCACGCATGCGCCTGGTGTGGGTCATTCTGGCGAGCATTCCGGCGCTGTCGATTGCCCTGTCGCGGGTTTACCTGGGCGCCCATTGGCCGACCGACATCATGGCCGGAACCATGCTCGCCTGCTTCGTCTGCGCCTCGTGCCTGGCGGCCGTGGAATATCGCAAGCCGCTGCCGGCCATGCCGCTGCACGTGTGGTGGCTGGTAGTGCCGGCGTGCGCCTTGCTGTTGGGGTTCTTTGCCGTGCACGGATTGCCCATGGCACTGGAACAGTATCGCTACATGTAA
- a CDS encoding LON peptidase substrate-binding domain-containing protein — MTLPLFPLNTVLFPGCVLDLQLFEARYLDMIGRCMKQGSGFGVVGIVDGREVGQAPSEHVLVGCEALITDFQQQDNGLLGIRVQGARRFQIQSTEVQKDQLLVAEVSWLDEQADLPLTEQHGDLQALLLALAEHPMVASLGMTAGAQGQQSLANQLAYLLPFTEQEKTRLLAQSDPGLRLAAIQALLDRLQGEALT, encoded by the coding sequence ATGACATTGCCGCTCTTTCCCCTCAACACCGTGCTGTTCCCAGGCTGCGTGCTGGACCTGCAGCTGTTCGAGGCGCGTTATCTGGACATGATCGGTCGCTGCATGAAGCAAGGCAGTGGCTTTGGTGTGGTTGGTATCGTCGACGGCAGGGAAGTCGGTCAGGCCCCCAGTGAGCATGTCCTGGTAGGTTGCGAAGCGCTGATCACCGATTTCCAGCAGCAGGACAATGGTTTGCTGGGCATTCGCGTGCAGGGCGCGCGGCGCTTTCAGATCCAGAGCACCGAGGTGCAGAAAGACCAGTTGCTGGTGGCCGAGGTCAGCTGGCTGGACGAGCAGGCAGACCTGCCGTTGACCGAGCAGCACGGCGATCTCCAGGCCCTGTTGCTGGCACTGGCCGAACACCCGATGGTGGCCTCCCTGGGCATGACCGCCGGCGCGCAAGGCCAGCAATCGCTGGCCAACCAACTGGCCTATCTGCTGCCGTTCACCGAGCAGGAGAAAACCCGGTTACTGGCTCAAAGCGACCCGGGCCTGCGCCTGGCGGCGATCCAGGCGTTGCTCGACCGGCTGCAGGGTGAAGCCCTGACCTGA
- the mpl gene encoding UDP-N-acetylmuramate:L-alanyl-gamma-D-glutamyl-meso-diaminopimelate ligase — MHIHILGICGTFMGSLAVLAKELGHRVTGSDANVYPPMSTQLQAQGIELTQGYDAAQLEPAPDLVVIGNALSRGNPAVEYVLNKGLPYVSGPQWLADHVLQGRWVLAVAGTHGKTTTSSMLAWVLEHAGMAPGFLIGGVPQNFAVSARLGQTPFFVVEADEYDSAFFDKRSKFVHYRPRTTILNNLEFDHADIFPDLAAIERQFHHLIRTVPSEGLVIHPTTEPALGRVIEMGCWTPVQTTGENGQWQANLLSADGSRFEVSFEGVVQGTVDWPLTGQHNVANALATLAAARHVGVVAPLGIEALCAFKSVKRRMEWVAEVQGVTLYDDFAHHPTAIATTLDGLRKRIGDAALIAVIEPRSNSMRLGAHRDGLPDSVRDADQVIWYAPLNLGWDLAATAAQCPVPAVVADSLEAIIERVKGQARPGTHVVIMSNGGFGGLHLKLAEALK, encoded by the coding sequence ATGCACATTCACATTCTCGGTATCTGCGGCACCTTCATGGGCTCTCTGGCGGTGCTCGCCAAGGAACTGGGCCACCGTGTCACGGGCTCGGACGCCAATGTCTATCCGCCCATGAGCACCCAGTTGCAGGCTCAGGGCATCGAACTGACCCAGGGCTACGACGCCGCCCAATTGGAGCCTGCGCCCGATTTGGTGGTGATCGGCAATGCCCTGTCGCGCGGCAATCCGGCGGTCGAATACGTGCTGAACAAGGGCCTGCCCTATGTGTCCGGTCCGCAGTGGCTGGCCGACCATGTGCTGCAGGGGCGCTGGGTGCTAGCCGTGGCCGGTACCCACGGCAAGACCACCACCAGCAGCATGCTGGCCTGGGTGCTGGAGCATGCCGGCATGGCGCCGGGCTTCCTGATCGGCGGTGTGCCGCAGAATTTCGCGGTGTCCGCCCGCCTGGGGCAGACGCCGTTCTTCGTGGTCGAGGCAGACGAATACGACAGCGCGTTTTTCGACAAGCGCTCCAAGTTCGTCCACTACCGTCCGCGGACCACGATCCTCAACAACCTTGAGTTCGATCACGCCGATATTTTCCCGGACCTGGCCGCTATCGAGCGCCAGTTCCATCACCTCATCCGCACGGTGCCCAGCGAGGGCCTGGTGATCCACCCTACCACCGAGCCGGCCCTGGGCCGTGTGATCGAGATGGGCTGCTGGACACCGGTGCAGACCACGGGCGAGAACGGCCAGTGGCAGGCGAATCTGCTCAGCGCCGATGGCTCGCGCTTCGAGGTGTCGTTCGAAGGTGTGGTGCAGGGCACGGTGGATTGGCCGCTGACCGGCCAGCACAACGTGGCCAATGCCTTGGCAACCTTGGCCGCCGCCCGTCATGTAGGTGTGGTTGCGCCGTTGGGTATCGAGGCGCTGTGCGCGTTCAAGAGCGTCAAGCGGCGCATGGAATGGGTCGCTGAAGTGCAGGGCGTCACCCTCTACGACGACTTCGCGCACCACCCCACGGCCATTGCCACGACGTTGGACGGCCTGCGCAAGCGCATCGGCGACGCAGCGCTGATTGCCGTGATCGAGCCGCGTTCCAACTCCATGAGGCTTGGCGCCCACCGCGACGGCCTGCCCGACAGCGTCCGCGACGCCGATCAGGTGATCTGGTACGCGCCACTGAACCTGGGCTGGGACCTCGCCGCGACGGCGGCGCAGTGCCCGGTCCCGGCGGTCGTGGCCGATTCGCTGGAAGCCATCATTGAGCGGGTCAAGGGCCAGGCTCGGCCCGGCACCCATGTGGTGATCATGAGCAACGGCGGCTTCGGCGGCCTGCATCTGAAACTGGCAGAGGCCCTCAAATGA
- the nadD gene encoding nicotinate-nucleotide adenylyltransferase, with product MTAPNRPGPHAVHSRAARRIGVLGGTFDPVHIGHLRGAVEVVEALGLDDLRLVPSARPPHRDQPQVSAEQRLAMVRAAVEGLAPLSVDDRELARDKPSYTLDTLVSMRAELDPQDQLLLLLGWDAFCGLPSWYRWEELLQHCHIVVLQRPDADTELPDALRNLVAARSISDPQALKGACGQITFVWQAPLAVSATQIRQLLASGKSVRFLVPDAVLAYIEAHGLYRASN from the coding sequence TTGACCGCACCGAACCGGCCCGGTCCCCACGCTGTACACTCCCGCGCTGCGCGTCGAATCGGCGTGCTGGGTGGTACCTTCGACCCGGTGCACATCGGTCATCTGCGCGGCGCCGTGGAGGTGGTCGAGGCACTGGGTCTGGACGACTTGCGACTGGTGCCTAGCGCCCGGCCGCCGCACCGCGACCAGCCGCAGGTCTCTGCCGAGCAGCGCCTGGCCATGGTGCGTGCCGCGGTGGAGGGGCTGGCGCCCCTGAGCGTGGATGACCGCGAGCTGGCGCGCGACAAACCGTCGTACACCCTCGACACCCTGGTGTCGATGCGCGCTGAGCTCGACCCGCAAGACCAGTTGCTCCTGCTCCTGGGCTGGGATGCCTTTTGTGGCTTGCCCTCCTGGTACCGCTGGGAAGAACTGCTGCAACACTGTCACATCGTCGTGTTGCAGCGACCTGATGCGGACACCGAGCTGCCGGATGCCTTGCGCAACCTGGTGGCGGCGCGTTCCATCAGCGACCCGCAGGCCCTCAAGGGGGCCTGTGGGCAGATTACATTCGTCTGGCAGGCACCGCTCGCGGTGTCGGCCACCCAGATCCGTCAACTGCTGGCCAGCGGCAAGTCGGTGCGTTTCCTGGTGCCCGACGCAGTATTGGCCTACATCGAGGCGCACGGGCTGTACCGTGCGTCCAATTGA